In Neisseria animalis, a single window of DNA contains:
- the mnmC gene encoding FAD-dependent 5-carboxymethylaminomethyl-2-thiouridine(34) oxidoreductase MnmC, with product MATYLAWRTPPSLSALQRATAAHTKPLYLIICLPDNKIPEFAFTEEETTAYTSQKLPSASAAEWQSRLQKATQCLQFNGMNVVEHLLPDVHLWIAPPVCADRLPDYFGNAPLIWQTEALPQTASPAPKPWFMPSANHTPPDSVLVIGAGIAGASTARLLAEQGIPVTVLERGRIAQGGSGNRQGLLYAKISPNPTEQTELLLAGYGYTRRLLETLLPEADCWGGSGVVHLDYNEAERKRHQALTLHTHHRHLYRRVTSSEIQTISGLDFFADGMYWPQGVWLNPPGLIRALLDHPLITVREHSPLCRSEYRQNRWFAHTPQDTFEGSHIVYCMGAHSPYAAETDVAALPYRQIRGQTGLARAGTLSAQLKCAVSGESYISPAWQNLHCYGATFGINNNDERWQETDEMENRRMLHRLHPLLAYDLLAEYTDGMNMHLPASGHAALRCDSPDHLPMVGAVGNISAMQQAYAKLALDKNYRILTPCPYLPNAYLNTAHGTRGLTTAPICSASLVAEMLGLPQPLSPTLRQALHPNRTVIRAIIRQQPLLATE from the coding sequence ATGGCAACCTACCTTGCTTGGCGTACTCCGCCCTCTCTTTCCGCATTGCAACGCGCAACCGCCGCACACACCAAACCGCTGTACCTGATTATTTGTTTGCCTGACAATAAAATCCCTGAATTTGCATTCACGGAAGAAGAAACCACGGCATATACTTCTCAAAAATTGCCGTCTGCTTCTGCTGCCGAGTGGCAAAGCCGTCTGCAAAAAGCCACACAATGTCTGCAATTCAACGGCATGAATGTTGTCGAGCACCTTCTGCCCGATGTCCATTTGTGGATTGCCCCGCCCGTCTGCGCCGACAGATTGCCCGATTATTTCGGTAACGCCCCGCTGATTTGGCAAACCGAAGCATTGCCGCAAACCGCCTCCCCCGCGCCCAAACCGTGGTTTATGCCGTCTGCAAATCACACACCGCCCGACAGCGTATTGGTTATCGGCGCAGGTATTGCCGGTGCGTCCACCGCACGGCTGCTGGCAGAACAAGGCATACCCGTTACCGTATTGGAACGCGGCCGTATCGCACAAGGCGGTTCGGGCAACCGGCAAGGGCTGCTTTATGCCAAAATCTCGCCCAATCCGACCGAGCAAACCGAACTGCTGCTGGCCGGCTACGGCTACACCCGCCGTCTGCTGGAAACCCTGCTCCCCGAAGCAGACTGCTGGGGCGGCAGCGGCGTTGTCCACCTCGATTACAACGAAGCCGAACGCAAACGCCATCAGGCATTGACCCTGCATACCCACCACCGGCACCTCTACCGCCGCGTTACATCGTCCGAAATACAAACCATCAGCGGTTTGGACTTTTTTGCAGACGGCATGTATTGGCCGCAAGGCGTATGGCTCAACCCGCCCGGCCTGATACGCGCCCTGCTCGACCACCCCCTCATCACCGTTCGCGAACATTCTCCGCTCTGCCGTTCGGAGTACCGGCAAAACCGCTGGTTCGCACATACCCCGCAAGACACATTCGAGGGCAGTCACATCGTGTACTGCATGGGGGCACACAGCCCCTATGCGGCCGAAACCGATGTTGCCGCCCTGCCGTACCGCCAAATCCGCGGCCAAACCGGCCTTGCCCGCGCCGGTACCTTATCCGCACAACTCAAATGCGCCGTTTCCGGAGAAAGCTACATCAGCCCTGCTTGGCAAAACCTGCACTGCTACGGCGCAACATTCGGCATCAACAACAACGATGAGCGTTGGCAGGAAACCGATGAAATGGAAAACCGCCGTATGCTGCACCGTCTGCATCCGCTGCTGGCGTACGACCTGCTTGCCGAATATACAGACGGCATGAATATGCACCTGCCTGCTTCCGGCCATGCCGCCCTGCGTTGCGACAGCCCCGACCATCTGCCCATGGTGGGCGCAGTCGGCAACATTTCCGCCATGCAGCAGGCTTATGCCAAACTCGCCTTAGACAAAAACTACCGTATCCTTACGCCCTGCCCCTACCTGCCCAACGCCTATCTCAACACCGCCCACGGCACACGCGGCCTGACAACCGCCCCCATCTGCTCCGCTTCTTTAGTTGCCGAAATGCTCGGTTTGCCGCAACCGCTGTCGCCGACACTCCGCCAAGCCCTGCACCCCAACCGAACCGTTATCCGCGCCATTATTCGCCAACAGCCCTTGCTTGCAACGGAATAA
- a CDS encoding RsiV family protein: protein MKKTAFFLLALPAAAAAQTPLLSTDSYTFHAQKKCLKDNVCAEIRITLPKTGSESVDETIKYAALQADAELILSDQDRQKQYRTAFAETFNELREYRKAGSHIDNLYFYDDTALLYQRGNIAYFRNFADSYTGGAHNHYTIRYFMLDADSSKLITLDDLLRSGTRPRLNGLLQNAYDNYIREHSGCTNESECDAALRDHKTFFAAEAPLTNFTTTADGLTFHYSPYEVGPWAAGAIELTVYWHDLQDIIKPQYRWF, encoded by the coding sequence ATGAAAAAAACCGCTTTCTTCCTGCTTGCCCTGCCTGCCGCCGCAGCCGCCCAAACACCGCTGCTGTCCACCGACAGCTACACTTTCCATGCACAGAAAAAATGTCTGAAAGACAACGTATGTGCGGAAATACGCATTACCCTGCCGAAAACAGGTTCTGAATCGGTTGACGAAACCATTAAATACGCTGCATTGCAGGCAGACGCCGAACTTATCCTCTCCGACCAAGACCGGCAAAAGCAATACCGCACGGCTTTTGCGGAAACTTTCAACGAATTGCGCGAATACCGCAAAGCCGGCAGCCATATCGACAACCTTTATTTTTATGACGATACCGCATTGCTTTACCAGCGCGGCAATATTGCCTATTTCCGCAACTTTGCCGACAGCTATACCGGCGGTGCGCACAATCATTACACCATCCGCTATTTCATGCTGGATGCAGACAGCAGCAAACTCATTACCCTCGACGATTTACTCCGAAGCGGTACGCGCCCCCGCTTGAACGGGTTGCTGCAAAACGCATACGACAACTATATCCGCGAACATTCCGGCTGTACGAATGAAAGCGAATGCGATGCAGCCCTACGCGACCACAAAACCTTTTTTGCAGCCGAAGCCCCGCTGACCAACTTCACCACTACCGCCGACGGGCTGACATTTCATTACAGCCCTTACGAAGTCGGCCCGTGGGCGGCAGGAGCAATCGAATTGACCGTTTACTGGCATGACTTGCAAGACATCATCAAACCGCAATACCGCTGGTTTTAG
- the argS gene encoding arginine--tRNA ligase, with product MNLHQTVTREAEAAFEQAGIAGAPVVLQPAKNAEFGDFQINGVMGAAKQAKQNPRELAQKVADALVGNAVIESAEVAGPGFINLRLKPGFLAQHIQTALSDPRLGVAETADKKTVVIDYSSPNLAKEMHVGHLRSSIIGDSISRVLEFMGNRVIRQNHVGDWGTQFGMLVAYMVEQQKDNAAFELADLEQFYRNAKVRFDEDPAFADTAREYVVKLQGGDETVLSLWKQFVEISLSHAQAVYDTLGLKLTPEDVAGESQYNDDLQPVVDDLAAKGLAVEDDGAKVVFLEEFKNKEGEPAAFIVQKKGGGFLYASTDLACVRYRAGRLNGNRLLYVVDHRQALHFEQLFTTSRKAGYLPENVEAQFIGFGTMMGKDGKPFKTRSGDTVKLADLLDEAVERATALVSGKNPDLNTEEAAKIGQTVGIGAVKYADLSKNRTSDYVFDWDAMLSFEGNTAPYLQYAYTRVQSVFRKAGEWDMQTALTLTEPLEKQLAVELLKFEDVLNSVADTAYPHYLANYLYQVAALFSRFYEACPILKAEGRVRDTRLQLAKLTGAIMKQGLDLLGIETLEVM from the coding sequence ATGAATTTACACCAAACCGTAACCCGTGAGGCCGAAGCGGCGTTCGAGCAGGCCGGTATCGCGGGTGCGCCTGTGGTTTTGCAGCCTGCCAAGAATGCCGAATTCGGCGACTTCCAAATCAACGGCGTGATGGGGGCGGCGAAACAGGCCAAGCAAAATCCGCGCGAATTGGCGCAGAAAGTTGCCGATGCGCTGGTCGGAAACGCCGTTATCGAATCTGCCGAAGTGGCCGGCCCCGGCTTTATCAACCTGCGCCTGAAGCCCGGATTTTTGGCGCAGCATATTCAGACGGCCTTAAGCGACCCGCGCTTGGGCGTGGCGGAAACCGCCGATAAAAAAACCGTGGTCATCGACTATTCTTCGCCGAATCTGGCCAAAGAAATGCACGTCGGCCACTTGCGCTCCAGCATCATCGGCGACAGCATTTCACGCGTGCTCGAATTTATGGGCAACCGCGTTATCCGCCAAAACCACGTCGGCGACTGGGGCACGCAGTTCGGCATGCTGGTGGCGTATATGGTCGAGCAGCAGAAAGACAACGCCGCGTTTGAATTGGCCGATTTGGAACAGTTTTACCGCAATGCCAAAGTGCGCTTCGATGAAGATCCGGCATTTGCCGACACCGCGCGCGAATATGTGGTGAAACTGCAAGGCGGTGATGAAACCGTGTTGTCACTGTGGAAGCAGTTTGTCGAAATCTCCCTCAGCCACGCCCAAGCCGTTTACGACACGCTGGGTTTGAAACTCACGCCCGAAGACGTGGCGGGCGAATCGCAATACAACGACGATTTGCAGCCGGTGGTAGATGATTTGGCCGCCAAAGGCTTGGCGGTGGAAGACGACGGCGCGAAAGTGGTGTTTTTGGAAGAATTTAAAAACAAAGAAGGCGAACCGGCGGCGTTTATCGTGCAGAAAAAAGGCGGCGGCTTTTTGTATGCCTCAACCGATTTGGCCTGCGTCCGCTACCGTGCAGGCCGTCTGAACGGCAACCGCCTGCTCTATGTAGTCGATCACCGCCAAGCCCTGCATTTCGAGCAGCTCTTCACCACTTCGCGCAAAGCGGGCTATCTGCCGGAAAACGTAGAAGCGCAGTTTATCGGCTTCGGCACCATGATGGGTAAAGACGGAAAACCGTTCAAAACCCGCTCGGGCGATACCGTGAAACTGGCGGATTTGCTTGATGAAGCGGTTGAACGTGCTACCGCACTGGTCAGCGGCAAAAACCCTGACTTAAACACCGAAGAAGCGGCAAAAATCGGCCAAACCGTCGGCATCGGCGCGGTCAAATACGCCGACTTGAGCAAAAACCGCACCAGCGATTATGTGTTCGATTGGGACGCGATGCTGAGCTTCGAAGGCAACACCGCCCCCTACCTGCAATACGCTTACACCCGCGTGCAATCCGTCTTCCGCAAAGCAGGAGAATGGGATATGCAGACGGCCTTAACCCTGACCGAACCGCTGGAAAAACAGCTTGCCGTCGAATTGCTGAAATTTGAAGACGTGTTGAACAGCGTCGCCGATACCGCCTATCCGCACTATCTGGCCAACTACCTCTACCAAGTGGCCGCCCTGTTCTCCCGTTTCTACGAAGCCTGCCCGATTCTGAAAGCCGAAGGCCGGGTGCGCGACACCCGTTTGCAGTTGGCGAAACTCACCGGAGCAATCATGAAACAAGGCTTGGATTTGCTGGGTATTGAAACGCTGGAAGTGATGTAA
- the xseA gene encoding exodeoxyribonuclease VII large subunit produces the protein MSELFAPTALSVSELNALAKNLLEDHLSGLWIAGEVSNLTRASSGHYYFSLKDSRAQVRCAMFKGTAARLAAPLKEGGHIEVSGKISIYEARGEFQITVNEVRLMGLGRLYEAYERLKTKLQAEGVFDAARKKPLPERPRAIGIVTSLAAAALRDVVTTLKRRAPEIPVVVYPTAVQGAGSELQIAQAVRTASARAETDVLIVCRGGGSIEDLWAFNEEAVVRAIEACTVPVVSGVGHETDFTLSDFAADVRAPTPTGAAELVSPNRLETLAKLALLQGRLKDVLQQRYYDASQRVDWLARQIRHPRQKLGDERAYLNTLAQNLRFAMLQNQRFRTQQFERAKQSLQHGRPDTATARREVAKFQTALPQSFALLLQQRRQALEKQAALLEAVSPQHILERGFSVVKNTRGQVVRSAAALKQGQKLHITFADGETDVRVTGEAAQGDLFDFS, from the coding sequence ATGTCCGAACTTTTCGCCCCGACCGCCCTTTCCGTTTCCGAACTCAACGCACTCGCCAAAAACCTGCTGGAAGACCACCTCTCCGGCCTGTGGATTGCGGGCGAGGTATCGAATTTAACCCGCGCCTCCAGCGGGCATTATTATTTCTCGCTCAAAGACAGCCGTGCCCAAGTACGCTGCGCCATGTTTAAAGGTACGGCCGCGCGTTTGGCCGCGCCCCTGAAAGAGGGCGGCCACATCGAGGTATCGGGCAAAATCAGCATTTACGAGGCGCGGGGCGAATTTCAGATTACGGTAAACGAAGTGCGGCTGATGGGTTTGGGACGGCTTTACGAAGCTTATGAGCGGCTGAAAACGAAATTGCAGGCCGAGGGCGTATTTGATGCGGCGCGGAAAAAACCTCTGCCCGAACGTCCCCGCGCCATCGGCATCGTTACCAGTTTGGCGGCGGCGGCCTTGCGCGATGTGGTCACGACGCTCAAACGGCGCGCACCGGAAATTCCGGTGGTGGTTTATCCGACTGCGGTACAGGGTGCGGGCAGCGAATTGCAGATTGCCCAAGCGGTTCGGACGGCCTCGGCGCGGGCGGAAACGGATGTGCTGATTGTGTGCCGCGGCGGGGGCAGCATCGAGGATTTGTGGGCGTTTAACGAAGAAGCGGTCGTCCGCGCCATCGAAGCCTGTACGGTTCCCGTGGTCAGCGGCGTGGGGCACGAAACAGACTTTACGCTGTCGGACTTCGCCGCCGATGTGCGCGCCCCCACACCCACCGGTGCGGCGGAACTCGTCAGCCCCAACCGTTTGGAAACGCTGGCGAAGCTCGCCCTGCTGCAAGGCCGTCTGAAAGACGTGCTCCAACAGCGTTATTACGATGCCAGCCAGCGCGTAGACTGGCTGGCGCGGCAAATCCGCCATCCGCGCCAAAAGCTCGGCGACGAACGCGCTTATTTGAATACGCTGGCGCAAAACCTGCGTTTTGCCATGCTGCAAAACCAGCGTTTCCGCACACAGCAGTTTGAACGGGCGAAACAGTCGCTGCAACACGGCAGGCCGGATACCGCCACGGCAAGGCGCGAAGTGGCGAAGTTTCAGACGGCCTTGCCGCAATCGTTTGCCCTGCTGCTGCAACAACGCCGCCAAGCCTTGGAAAAGCAGGCCGCCCTTTTGGAAGCGGTGTCGCCGCAGCATATTTTGGAACGCGGCTTTTCGGTGGTGAAAAATACGCGCGGGCAAGTCGTCCGCAGCGCGGCGGCGTTGAAACAGGGGCAGAAACTGCACATCACCTTTGCCGACGGAGAAACCGACGTGCGCGTTACCGGCGAAGCGGCGCAGGGGGATTTGTTTGATTTTTCCTGA